A single region of the Leisingera thetidis genome encodes:
- the aroA gene encoding 3-phosphoshikimate 1-carboxyvinyltransferase codes for MSGHGTPIPMTSHRSGPLTGVAEVPGDKSISHRSLILGALSVGETKISGLLEGEDVLDTAKAMQAFGAEVVNHGGGSWSVFGVGVGGFAEPDNVIDCGNSGTGVRLIMGVMATSPITATFTGDASLNKRPMARVTDPLALFGTQSVGRSGGRLPMTIVGAADPVPVRYEVPVPSAQVKSAVLFAGLNAPGKTVVIEQEATRDHTERMLAGFGAEITTEDTEEGRVITLTGRPELKPQVIAVPRDPSSAAFPVCAALITPGSDVLVPNIGLNPTRAGLYYTLQDMGADLTFENMREEGGEPVADLRARYSPDMKGIEVPPERAASMIDEYPVLSVVASFAEGKTLMAGVKELRVKESDRIDAMAKGLRANGVTVEEGEDWWEVAGLGIDGVPGGGTCESFLDHRIAMSFMVMGMGAQNAVSVDDGSPIATSFPIFESLMGSLGAKLERTAG; via the coding sequence ATGTCCGGACACGGCACGCCCATCCCGATGACCTCGCACCGCTCTGGCCCGCTGACCGGCGTGGCCGAGGTGCCCGGCGACAAGTCGATTTCGCACCGGTCGCTGATCCTGGGCGCGCTGTCGGTCGGAGAGACGAAAATCTCCGGCCTTCTGGAAGGCGAGGACGTGCTGGACACCGCCAAGGCGATGCAGGCCTTTGGCGCCGAAGTGGTGAACCACGGCGGCGGCAGCTGGTCAGTCTTCGGCGTCGGTGTCGGCGGCTTTGCCGAGCCGGACAATGTGATCGACTGCGGCAATTCCGGCACCGGGGTGCGGCTGATCATGGGGGTGATGGCGACCTCTCCGATCACTGCGACCTTTACCGGCGATGCCTCGCTGAACAAGCGCCCGATGGCGCGCGTCACCGATCCGCTGGCGCTGTTCGGCACCCAATCCGTGGGCCGCTCCGGCGGCCGCCTGCCGATGACCATTGTCGGCGCGGCGGACCCGGTTCCGGTGCGCTATGAGGTGCCGGTGCCGTCGGCGCAGGTGAAATCCGCGGTGCTGTTCGCGGGCCTCAACGCGCCCGGCAAGACCGTGGTGATCGAGCAAGAGGCCACGCGCGACCATACCGAGCGGATGCTGGCCGGTTTCGGCGCCGAGATCACCACCGAGGACACCGAAGAGGGCCGGGTCATCACCCTGACCGGCCGCCCGGAGCTGAAGCCGCAGGTGATCGCGGTGCCGCGCGATCCGTCCTCGGCCGCCTTCCCGGTCTGCGCTGCGCTGATCACCCCCGGATCCGACGTGCTGGTGCCGAACATCGGCCTGAATCCGACCCGGGCGGGGCTGTATTACACCCTGCAGGACATGGGCGCGGATCTGACGTTTGAGAACATGCGCGAGGAGGGCGGCGAGCCGGTTGCCGATCTGCGCGCCAGATATTCCCCGGACATGAAGGGCATCGAAGTGCCGCCGGAGCGCGCCGCCTCGATGATCGACGAATACCCGGTGCTGTCGGTGGTTGCCTCCTTTGCGGAAGGCAAGACCCTGATGGCGGGCGTCAAGGAGCTGCGCGTGAAGGAAAGCGACCGGATCGACGCAATGGCCAAGGGGCTGCGCGCCAACGGCGTCACGGTCGAGGAAGGCGAGGACTGGTGGGAGGTCGCTGGCCTCGGCATCGATGGCGTGCCGGGCGGCGGCACCTGCGAGAGCTTTCTGGACCACCGCATCGCCATGTCCTTCATGGTGATGGGCATGGGCGCGCAGAACGCTGTTTCAGTCGATGACGGCAGCCCGATCGCCACTTCCTTCCCGATCTTCGAGAGCCTGATGGGCAGCCTGGGCGCCAAGCTGGAGCGCACCGCCGGGTAA
- a CDS encoding diaminopropionate ammonia-lyase yields MFEQFAVALRHTAGNPKTGEAARRVLSELDFSNACAEITAWDGYAETPLVSLAGLAERIGAGRIDYKHEGPRFGLGSFKALGGSYAALRVLQRELSRQLGQEVSLEDIRKGAHKAACAGITLVSATDGNHGRSLAWGCQRFGAPCRIYIHAEVSEGRAEAMRDLGAEVIRIAGDYDDSVLLAKKEAEENGWFVVSDTSWEGYTEPPRDVMAGYGVMTREVCEALEQAPTHVFLQGGVGGLAASVAAGLRQYYGAKAPRVVIVEPELAACLFDSARNGKATNFAIREETIMAGLSCGEPSGMAWEILAEEAADFLTIPDSIVAPAVRLLANAETGDPAVEAGESAVAGLAALIAACQSAEMKKTLGLDEGSRVLLIGSEGVTDPAIFAAIMAGKDHG; encoded by the coding sequence ATGTTTGAACAATTTGCTGTTGCCCTGCGCCACACGGCGGGAAACCCGAAAACCGGCGAGGCGGCCCGCCGGGTTCTGTCCGAACTGGATTTCTCCAACGCTTGCGCGGAAATCACCGCTTGGGACGGCTATGCCGAAACGCCTCTGGTGTCTCTGGCGGGGCTGGCCGAGCGGATCGGTGCCGGGCGGATCGACTACAAGCACGAGGGGCCGCGGTTCGGGCTGGGCAGCTTCAAGGCGCTGGGCGGGTCTTATGCGGCGCTGCGGGTGCTGCAGCGGGAGCTGAGCCGCCAGCTGGGGCAGGAGGTCAGCCTGGAGGACATCCGCAAGGGCGCCCACAAGGCGGCCTGCGCGGGGATCACCCTGGTGTCTGCCACCGATGGCAACCATGGCCGCTCGCTGGCCTGGGGCTGCCAGCGTTTTGGCGCGCCCTGCCGGATCTACATCCACGCCGAGGTCAGCGAAGGCCGTGCGGAGGCGATGCGCGATCTGGGCGCCGAGGTGATCCGGATCGCGGGCGACTATGACGACTCGGTGCTGCTGGCCAAGAAGGAGGCGGAGGAAAACGGCTGGTTCGTGGTTTCCGACACCTCCTGGGAAGGCTACACCGAACCGCCGCGCGATGTGATGGCGGGTTATGGCGTGATGACCCGCGAGGTCTGCGAAGCGCTGGAACAGGCGCCGACCCATGTGTTCCTGCAGGGCGGTGTCGGCGGGCTGGCGGCGTCGGTCGCGGCGGGTCTGCGGCAGTATTACGGGGCAAAGGCACCGCGGGTTGTGATTGTTGAACCCGAATTGGCGGCCTGCCTGTTCGACAGTGCGCGCAATGGCAAGGCCACCAATTTCGCCATCCGGGAAGAGACCATCATGGCCGGTCTTTCCTGCGGCGAGCCATCGGGGATGGCCTGGGAGATCCTGGCCGAGGAAGCCGCCGATTTCCTGACCATTCCCGACAGCATCGTGGCGCCCGCGGTGCGGCTGCTGGCCAATGCGGAAACCGGTGATCCGGCGGTTGAGGCCGGCGAAAGCGCCGTGGCGGGGCTGGCCGCCCTGATCGCCGCCTGCCAATCTGCGGAGATGAAGAAGACCTTGGGGCTGGATGAGGGCTCGCGGGTGCTGCTGATCGGTTCGGAAGGGGTCACCGATCCGGCGATCTTTGCTGCGATCATGGCAGGGAAAGACCATGGCTGA
- a CDS encoding maleate cis-trans isomerase family protein has translation MKLCFETDAGIGTRATLGVIVLETDETLEPEFSRMMARDGVALYHSRIPMVPEIRPETLARMLADLPASARLLPSSLDFDVIGYGCTSASTVIGSAQVAEAVRTVLPGAKVSDPLAAIIAAGRALGTARLGFVTPYLPEVSAQMRQKLEEAGFEIAGFGSFEEMDDRVVARITEAAIAAAAKQVAKAGDCDAIVISCTNLRCLRVIPEIEDATGVPVVSSNQALAWHMLRLAGIDDPQPQFGRLFARGLAAG, from the coding sequence ATGAAGCTCTGCTTTGAGACGGATGCAGGCATCGGCACCCGCGCCACGCTGGGCGTGATCGTGCTGGAAACCGACGAGACGCTGGAGCCGGAATTCTCCCGGATGATGGCCCGCGACGGCGTGGCGCTGTACCATAGCCGCATCCCGATGGTGCCGGAGATCCGCCCGGAAACGCTGGCGCGGATGCTGGCGGACCTGCCGGCCTCGGCCCGGCTGCTGCCGTCGTCGCTGGATTTCGACGTGATCGGCTATGGCTGCACTTCGGCGTCGACGGTGATCGGCTCGGCCCAGGTGGCGGAGGCGGTGCGGACCGTGCTGCCCGGGGCCAAGGTGAGCGATCCGCTGGCGGCGATCATCGCCGCGGGCAGGGCGCTGGGCACCGCGCGGCTGGGGTTTGTCACGCCTTACCTGCCGGAGGTCTCGGCGCAGATGCGGCAGAAGCTGGAGGAGGCGGGGTTTGAAATCGCCGGTTTCGGCTCGTTTGAGGAAATGGACGACCGGGTGGTGGCACGGATCACCGAAGCGGCAATTGCGGCGGCGGCCAAGCAGGTGGCCAAGGCCGGGGACTGCGACGCAATCGTGATCTCCTGCACCAACCTGCGCTGCCTGCGGGTGATCCCGGAGATCGAGGACGCGACCGGGGTGCCGGTGGTCTCCAGCAACCAGGCGCTGGCCTGGCATATGCTGCGGCTGGCCGGAATAGACGATCCGCAGCCGCAGTTCGGCCGGCTGTTCGCCCGGGGCTTGGCGGCCGGATAG
- a CDS encoding M24 family metallopeptidase, producing the protein MAEAPQRGFSEAEFAARTQKAQALMAAQGLDGLLLLTEPEVRYFSGFHTLFWQSPTRPWFLFVPPAGKPIAVIPEIGADLMRRTWVEDIRTWSAPAPEDDGLSLLTGLLSPIASRGGSIGIMKGHETALRMPLGDYERLMAGLPGLKVADSTPLVRSLRMVKSAAEIEKLSHICAIGSRSFAQVPQIAHEGQPFDDLFRSFRREALAQGADDVPYLVGGADQGGYSDVISPPTSRPLQAGDIVMLDTGATWDGYFCDFDRNFAIGRADDLSRRAYDVLWRATEAGMAAARPGATCRELFQAMQAVIAEMDGQGGDVGRLGHGLGMQLTEWPSHAAFDGTVIEENMVLTLEPSLGYGDGRIMVHEENIVVRADGAELLTTRAAPELPVI; encoded by the coding sequence ATGGCTGAGGCGCCGCAGCGCGGGTTTTCCGAAGCCGAGTTCGCTGCCCGGACCCAAAAGGCGCAGGCGCTGATGGCCGCGCAGGGGCTTGATGGGCTCCTGCTGCTGACCGAGCCGGAGGTGCGCTATTTCAGCGGCTTCCACACGCTGTTCTGGCAAAGCCCGACCCGGCCCTGGTTCCTGTTTGTGCCGCCCGCAGGAAAGCCGATTGCCGTCATCCCGGAGATCGGCGCCGACCTGATGCGCCGCACCTGGGTCGAGGACATCCGCACCTGGAGCGCGCCGGCGCCCGAGGACGACGGTCTCAGCCTGCTGACCGGGCTGCTGTCTCCGATCGCGTCGCGGGGCGGATCAATCGGCATCATGAAGGGCCATGAGACCGCTCTGCGCATGCCGCTGGGCGATTACGAGCGGCTGATGGCGGGCCTGCCGGGGCTGAAGGTGGCGGATTCGACGCCTTTGGTGCGCAGCCTGCGGATGGTGAAATCGGCCGCGGAGATTGAAAAGCTGAGCCATATCTGCGCCATCGGCTCGCGCAGTTTTGCGCAGGTCCCGCAGATCGCCCATGAGGGCCAGCCGTTTGACGATCTGTTCCGCAGCTTCCGGCGTGAGGCGCTGGCGCAGGGGGCGGATGACGTGCCTTATCTGGTCGGCGGCGCCGATCAGGGCGGCTACAGCGACGTGATCTCGCCGCCCACCAGCCGGCCACTGCAGGCCGGGGATATTGTCATGCTGGACACCGGCGCGACCTGGGACGGGTATTTCTGCGACTTCGACCGCAACTTTGCCATTGGCCGCGCCGATGACCTGTCGCGCCGGGCCTATGACGTGCTGTGGCGGGCGACGGAGGCCGGGATGGCCGCCGCGCGCCCGGGGGCGACCTGCCGCGAGCTGTTCCAGGCGATGCAGGCGGTGATCGCGGAGATGGACGGTCAGGGCGGCGATGTCGGCCGCCTGGGCCACGGGCTGGGGATGCAGCTGACCGAATGGCCCTCGCACGCGGCTTTTGACGGCACCGTGATCGAAGAGAACATGGTGCTGACCCTGGAACCCTCGCTCGGCTACGGCGATGGCCGTATCATGGTGCATGAGGAAAACATCGTGGTGCGGGCGGATGGCGCTGAGCTGCTGACAACCCGCGCCGCGCCTGAACTGCCGGTGATCTGA
- a CDS encoding alkaline phosphatase family protein gives MPATRPENRPTPRNVLFIIIDQLRADCVSGAMAEHVELPNIRAFMQEAVSFQRHFSVTNPCGPSRASILTGQYAMNHRSVRNGTPLRHDTPNIATEMRKAGYLPMLFGYTDTSQDPRAFDANDPALRTYEYPMNGFHEMTEMRMEMSYPWQSHLMNRGYEFENYWDVYRPVSPDGGAPRLNDPALYAAEDSDTAFLTDSFLGTMTAYRKESWFAHLTYIRPHPPLVAPAPYNSMYDPAGLPLPERLDTEEAEGSQHPFFDPLLRKRTIAGMAEGFPDLEPTDENIRTLRSVYLGLASEVDHHVGRVIRFLKETGQYDNTMVVITADHGEMLGDRHSWGKMTVYDAAYHTPLIIRMPGNEDNAGACLGQITESIDVTPTILDWIGQEIPNSMDGRSLLPLLRGEVPQDWRQYSFSELDFSEPLTPTLWQQALGTSPSDSCLGILREERFTLVEFAADLPPMLFDGQARGELENVAGQPEYAADLNRLTRLMLRHRMKNMDHTLSLVSITPDGARGRPRFTARSS, from the coding sequence ATGCCTGCCACCCGCCCCGAGAACCGCCCCACACCCCGCAACGTCCTGTTCATCATCATCGACCAGCTGCGCGCGGATTGCGTGTCCGGGGCCATGGCAGAGCATGTGGAGCTGCCCAATATCCGCGCCTTCATGCAGGAGGCGGTGTCCTTCCAGCGGCATTTCTCGGTGACCAACCCCTGCGGGCCGTCGCGGGCCTCGATCCTGACCGGGCAGTATGCGATGAACCACCGCTCTGTCCGCAACGGCACGCCCCTGCGCCATGACACGCCCAATATCGCCACCGAGATGCGCAAGGCGGGATATCTGCCGATGCTGTTCGGCTATACCGACACCTCGCAGGACCCGCGTGCCTTTGACGCCAACGATCCGGCGCTGCGGACCTATGAATACCCAATGAACGGCTTCCATGAGATGACCGAGATGCGGATGGAGATGTCTTATCCGTGGCAGTCGCATCTGATGAACCGGGGCTATGAATTCGAAAACTACTGGGATGTGTACAGGCCGGTGTCGCCCGATGGCGGCGCGCCCCGGCTGAACGATCCGGCGCTTTATGCGGCGGAGGACAGCGATACCGCGTTCCTCACCGACTCTTTCCTGGGCACGATGACCGCCTACCGCAAGGAAAGCTGGTTTGCGCATCTGACCTATATCCGCCCGCATCCGCCGCTGGTGGCGCCGGCCCCCTATAACAGCATGTACGACCCGGCCGGCCTGCCGCTGCCGGAGCGGCTGGACACGGAGGAGGCGGAGGGCAGCCAGCATCCGTTCTTTGATCCGCTGCTGCGCAAGAGAACCATTGCAGGGATGGCCGAGGGCTTCCCGGATCTGGAGCCGACGGATGAGAACATCCGCACCCTGCGTTCGGTCTACCTCGGCCTGGCGAGCGAGGTGGACCATCACGTCGGGCGGGTGATCCGGTTCCTCAAGGAAACAGGGCAATATGACAACACCATGGTGGTGATCACCGCCGACCACGGCGAGATGCTGGGCGATAGGCATTCCTGGGGCAAGATGACGGTCTATGACGCCGCCTATCACACGCCGCTGATCATCCGGATGCCCGGCAACGAGGACAATGCCGGGGCCTGCCTCGGCCAGATCACCGAGTCGATCGATGTGACCCCGACCATTCTGGACTGGATCGGGCAGGAGATCCCGAATTCGATGGACGGGCGGTCGCTGCTGCCGCTGCTGCGCGGGGAGGTGCCGCAGGACTGGCGGCAGTATTCCTTTTCGGAACTGGATTTCTCGGAACCCTTGACGCCGACGCTGTGGCAGCAGGCGCTGGGCACCTCGCCGAGCGACAGCTGCCTGGGCATTCTGCGCGAGGAGCGCTTCACTTTGGTGGAATTTGCCGCTGATCTGCCGCCGATGCTGTTTGACGGCCAGGCGCGGGGCGAGCTGGAGAACGTCGCCGGGCAGCCGGAGTATGCCGCCGATCTCAACCGGCTGACGCGGCTGATGCTGCGGCACCGGATGAAGAACATGGACCACACGCTGTCGCTGGTGTCGATCACGCCGGACGGGGCGCGCGGCCGGCCCCGTTTCACGGCCCGGAGTTCCTGA
- a CDS encoding (d)CMP kinase, whose translation MSESFTIAVDGPAAAGKGTISKAVAAHYGFGHLDTGLLYRAVGAKMMEGTAAAEAARNLTPEDLARDDLRGPEVAQAASKVAVIAEVRAALVDFQRAFARRAGGAVLDGRDIGTVICPYAQVKLFVTASAEVRARRRFLELTSAGKVVSLEDVLADVKARDERDMNRAEAPLKPAADAVLIDTSELSIDEALAAALTVIEARRQAVPQS comes from the coding sequence ATGAGCGAGAGCTTTACCATAGCCGTGGATGGCCCGGCTGCCGCAGGCAAGGGCACGATCTCCAAGGCGGTTGCCGCCCATTACGGCTTCGGCCATCTGGATACCGGGCTGTTGTACCGGGCTGTGGGGGCGAAGATGATGGAGGGCACTGCCGCCGCCGAGGCTGCCCGGAACCTGACCCCGGAAGATCTGGCGCGGGACGACCTGCGCGGGCCGGAGGTGGCGCAGGCGGCTTCCAAGGTGGCGGTGATTGCCGAGGTGCGCGCGGCCCTGGTGGACTTCCAGCGGGCCTTTGCCCGCCGGGCGGGCGGGGCGGTGCTGGACGGGCGCGATATTGGCACCGTGATCTGCCCCTATGCGCAGGTGAAGCTGTTTGTCACCGCCAGCGCCGAGGTGCGCGCCCGGCGCCGGTTCCTGGAGCTGACTTCGGCGGGCAAGGTGGTCTCGCTCGAGGATGTGCTGGCCGATGTGAAGGCGCGGGATGAGCGCGACATGAACCGGGCCGAGGCGCCTTTGAAACCGGCCGCGGATGCGGTGCTGATCGATACCAGCGAGCTCAGCATCGACGAGGCGCTGGCGGCGGCCCTGACGGTGATCGAGGCGCGCAGGCAGGCGGTGCCGCAGAGCTGA
- the trmB gene encoding tRNA (guanine(46)-N(7))-methyltransferase TrmB, producing MSGDQNPRGGRSADAQPAATNAAEKHASGAPWRNFYGRFKGKTLKDSQKRYLDEDLAKLSPGAVGWEENPDRAPLDLQALFGGRDVWLEVGFGGGEHLVHQAVSNPEAGIIGAEPFINGVAMLLGKIRTAAADNIAIHPGDARDLMDVLPAASIARAFLLYPDPWPKTRHHRRRFVTQEHLEPLARCLKPGAIFRVATDIPDYVRQTLEEVPKAGFEWLAEGPGDWRQPWADWISTRYEQKALREGRTPDYLTFRRLG from the coding sequence ATGTCCGGCGACCAGAACCCCCGCGGCGGCCGATCCGCGGATGCCCAGCCCGCCGCCACCAATGCGGCCGAGAAACACGCCAGCGGCGCGCCCTGGCGCAATTTCTATGGCCGCTTCAAGGGCAAGACGCTGAAGGACAGCCAGAAACGCTATCTGGACGAGGATCTGGCTAAGCTCAGCCCCGGCGCCGTCGGCTGGGAGGAAAACCCGGACCGCGCGCCGCTGGATCTGCAAGCGCTGTTCGGCGGCCGGGATGTCTGGCTCGAGGTCGGCTTCGGCGGCGGCGAGCATCTGGTGCATCAGGCGGTCAGCAACCCGGAGGCCGGGATCATCGGCGCCGAACCCTTTATCAACGGGGTGGCGATGCTGCTGGGCAAGATCCGCACGGCGGCGGCGGACAATATCGCGATCCATCCCGGCGATGCCCGCGACCTGATGGATGTGCTGCCCGCGGCCTCGATCGCGCGCGCCTTCCTGCTGTACCCGGATCCCTGGCCGAAAACGCGCCATCACCGCCGCCGCTTCGTGACGCAAGAGCATCTGGAGCCGCTGGCCCGCTGCCTGAAGCCGGGCGCGATCTTCCGGGTGGCGACGGATATTCCCGACTATGTGCGCCAGACCCTCGAAGAGGTGCCGAAGGCCGGATTCGAATGGCTGGCCGAAGGCCCCGGCGATTGGCGCCAGCCCTGGGCGGACTGGATTTCCACCCGTTATGAGCAGAAAGCCCTGCGTGAAGGCCGCACCCCGGATTACCTGACGTTCCGCCGCCTGGGCTGA
- a CDS encoding amidohydrolase has product MTSFEDRLTALRREFHRHPELGFREDRTRAKVAAHLRGLGLEVHEGAGVVGLLRAGRGNRAIGLRADMDALPIVEASSHAYVSETPGVMHACGHDGHMTMLLGAAERLAQEQGFDGTVVFLFQPNEEHGLGAQAMIAEGVLEQFPIEEVYAIHNLPGAPAGQVSTRPGQICSSESLFEISIKGQGGHASMPQAGVDAITVGAEMVLALQTIVARKLAPGAGAVVSVTEFLTDGQRNVLPGHAVLKGDVRARVPADREAVERFMRQIAPGVAAAHAVEVEVSFNTEFVETINAPGPAEAACRAGEAAGCAVIRNRPPMSFSEDFAHFANAVPGCFLLLGNGAEGPHGQPLHATDYDFNDALLPIGAEFWVQLVRDRLPAGKD; this is encoded by the coding sequence ATGACCAGCTTTGAAGACCGCCTGACCGCGCTGCGCCGGGAGTTCCACCGGCACCCGGAGCTTGGCTTCCGGGAAGACCGCACCAGGGCCAAGGTGGCGGCGCATCTGCGCGGCCTGGGGCTGGAGGTGCATGAGGGTGCGGGCGTGGTCGGGCTGCTGCGTGCGGGCCGGGGCAACCGGGCCATCGGGCTGCGGGCCGACATGGATGCGCTGCCGATCGTTGAGGCTTCCAGCCATGCGTATGTCTCTGAAACGCCGGGCGTTATGCACGCCTGCGGCCACGACGGCCATATGACGATGCTGCTGGGGGCCGCCGAGCGGCTGGCGCAGGAGCAAGGGTTCGACGGCACCGTGGTGTTCCTGTTTCAGCCCAACGAGGAGCACGGGCTGGGCGCGCAGGCGATGATTGCCGAAGGGGTGCTGGAGCAGTTCCCGATCGAGGAGGTCTATGCCATCCACAATCTGCCGGGTGCGCCGGCGGGGCAGGTCTCGACCCGTCCCGGCCAGATCTGCAGCAGCGAAAGCCTGTTTGAAATCTCGATCAAGGGGCAGGGCGGCCATGCCTCGATGCCGCAGGCCGGGGTGGATGCGATCACGGTCGGGGCGGAGATGGTGCTGGCATTGCAGACCATCGTCGCGCGCAAGCTGGCGCCGGGGGCGGGGGCTGTGGTGTCGGTGACCGAGTTCCTGACCGACGGCCAGCGCAACGTGCTGCCGGGGCACGCGGTGCTGAAGGGCGACGTGCGCGCCCGGGTGCCTGCCGACCGGGAAGCGGTCGAGCGCTTCATGCGCCAGATCGCACCCGGTGTCGCCGCCGCCCACGCGGTGGAGGTGGAGGTGAGCTTCAACACCGAATTTGTCGAGACCATCAACGCGCCAGGACCGGCCGAGGCCGCCTGCCGTGCCGGGGAGGCGGCGGGCTGCGCGGTGATCCGCAACCGCCCGCCGATGAGTTTTTCGGAGGATTTTGCCCATTTCGCCAACGCGGTGCCCGGCTGCTTCCTGCTGCTGGGCAATGGCGCGGAGGGGCCGCACGGCCAGCCGCTGCATGCGACTGATTATGATTTCAACGACGCTCTGCTGCCCATCGGCGCGGAGTTCTGGGTGCAGCTGGTGCGTGACCGGCTGCCAGCGGGAAAGGACTGA